The genomic interval GATAATTCGGCAGAAAAGCCATTGGGTGTTATTTCGCCAAGTAGAAATCTTTTGTATAGCTTACTGCAATCGTGCGTTCAGGGGGAAAGCCTCTCCCTTCTGCCTCCAGCCAACGCATTCCCAATCCCCTGCCCTGTCAGTTATCACCGACTTTCGACTCCTAAGCATTTCCCTTTAAGGATCGCGGATTGATTAAAGTGTCATTCTGTGGGGGGGCGTGGCATTCGGTAGAAAGTCATCGCGATTGCCGCAAAAACCGCTACCGAATGCCACGCCCGTACAAATAAGGGGTGTTCAAGTTATTTGAATTCACGATCCTAAGTTGATGCTTAAGTTATCCATCTTCACCCCATCCCAGATTCAAAAACGAGAAGCTTAGATCATCAAATGAATCGGGAGATTAAAGGTTATGGTTACTCTACTAAAAAAAGGTTTAGCAAGCACATTGGTGATCGCCACCGCAATCCTGGGAAGTACGATCGCCAATCCCAAACCCGCTGAAGCTCAAGTATTGATTGGCGGCGGCGGAACCTGTGCCCCCCATCAAGCCTTCTATCAACAGTATGTTTCAGGCTACTACAACTCCTTTGGCACCTGGGTTCCTAGCCACTACGAAACCCGCTCTAGAATGTCAACGGAATGCAACCAGCCAAATACGCCTTTCCCTTCTGGTTTGGCAGGAGCCTGGTACACAGATGCAAATAATAGCGGTGCAACGACCCACATCGTTCAGACCGATCCCTTTAACAACTACCGCTTTATTAATGAACAGGGAAGTACGTCCTGGGGGTACGTCCTGGGCAATCAGGTTTTTGCTCCTGAATGGGGGGTGACAGGCACTCTGCAAAATAATGGAAATCGGATTGCCTGGTCGAATGGAACCGATTGGACTCGTTACGGTTGAAGTGAAGTCAGGAGGCAGAAGGCAGGAGCTAGGAGACAGAAGAGGAAAGCCATTCTAGATTCTGGCTCCTGGATTCTATTTTCTAGTCAGCCTCCCATAACTTCCCCTCGTCCGCGATTATGAAAAGCCCTTTCCTTCTGCTCTCTGACCGTCCAGTTTAATTCATCCTTTATCCTTCATCCTTCATCCCTTCCCTCCTCCCCTCCTCCCCTATCACCTAGTTTGACAGCCTGTCTTTTGACTCAGAAAAACTGCTCGATCGAGAATAGGGGCGTTATTTCAGTTTCATTTGGGTAAAAGATCCTTCATGAGAACAATTCTGTCTATCGTGGCGATCGCGATCGCTGTCTTTACCTTCACCTTCAGCCCAACCGCACTGGCGGCTGATCTGGCTGTGGGAGCAAAGGTTTTCAACGCAAATTGTGCGGCTTGCCATGCCGGAGGGGGAAATGTGGTGCAAGCCAATAAGACCCTCAAACAAGACACGCTGAAACAGTTTGGCATGGCTTCTACCGATGCCATCATCACTCAAGTCAAAAACGGCAAAAACGCGATGCCCTCCTTTAAGGCACGGCTGACGGATGATCAAATCGAGTCGGTTGCGGCTTACGTTTTGGCTCAATCCGAAAAAGGGTGGAAATAGCCCTCAAGGTTTATCCCGTTACTGATAGGGGCAAAACTTTGGGCAACGGTTTTTCACTACTTTCGAAAAACTATTTGCCGGATGCTTTGCCCTTACACGCAGGGTCGTGTTTCAGATTTATGGGTGATATCCGTAGAGACGTTCCGCCGGAACGTCTCTACGGCGTATGAACAACCTATCTAGAACACCACCCACGCAGGATGATCGCGATGGCAAAAGGCAGAAGGCACAGGGCAGAAGCGAGGGCAAGATGCCCACACTACGGCTAGAAACCTGTTCAGCCTTCTTACAAATCTGCCTCAGGGGGGAATCGTTTCGTTTGAATCAGGAACGTTCTCACTTGGAACGGCATCATTCTCATTTGAAACCGGAACGTTCTCACTTGGAACAGCAGCATCCTCGTTTGAACCAGGAACATCCTCAACTGGGAGCGAAAGGGGTTTGTTTAAAGCAGGTGTAGCCCCTCAGGAAAGTCAAGCCGTCCCAGAGAATTTTGGTCAGTTCTCCGATCTGCGTGGGAATAGCAGAAATTTTTCCCGACGATCGTTTTCCTGGTTCCAAAGGCTCTATTTCTAATGGCATTCATTTGACGACTCAGCGAATAGATTACGAATCATTCTGAAGAGGCAGAAATTCTTGTGGATGTTGCTCGGTTTGCAGCAGGTCTGGTGATTCAAGAAGAAGCATGGAACACCAGTAGCCTTACAACCAAACTAAAGCAATGGGTTCAATCCCTCGCAGAAATACAGGTGAGATGAAATCCGATTGATTGACTATCGCGATGAGTTCAAAACCCCTTTTAGAGCCAAATTCATTGCGTCTCTATGGAGTATGTTGCTGCTCTCGCCGCAGACTTTCAAGATTTTCCCGGACAGTGATTGTTTGGGGATGATCCACGCCTAACCGCTGCTGACTAATTGACCATGCTTTGAGGAAGAGGGATTCTGCTTCCGCATCGCGTCCCTGGGATTTGTAGAGG from Kovacikia minuta CCNUW1 carries:
- the petJ gene encoding cytochrome c6 PetJ, whose protein sequence is MRTILSIVAIAIAVFTFTFSPTALAADLAVGAKVFNANCAACHAGGGNVVQANKTLKQDTLKQFGMASTDAIITQVKNGKNAMPSFKARLTDDQIESVAAYVLAQSEKGWK